In the genome of Bosea sp. BIWAKO-01, the window GACCATGCCGGTTGCCGATGGTGTCGAGGATTACGCGCCGATGACGCCGCGCATTGTCGCAAAGACAGCCGTGATCGCCGAGCACCTGGCGCGGCTTGCTGCGATCGAACTCGTCGTGGCGGCCGAGGCCGCCGATCAGCGTGACGGCATCAGGCTCGGCGTCGGCACCATGCTCGCGCATGGCTTCGTCCGCGCCCATGTCGCCCGGCTCGACGATGACCGGCCGATGGGGCGCGAGTTCGAGGTGCTGGCCGAACGCCTGGCGGCGGGAGAGCTTGCTGCAACGCTTTCGGACCCGCCAGCATGACCTGGATCATTGAGAATTACGACCGCCTGCTGATCGCGCTCTGGGAGCATATCCAGCTCGTCGGCATCGGGCTCGCGATCTCGCTCGTCATCGGCCTGCCGCTCGGGATCATCTCGGCGCGGCGGCCGAGCTTCTACCTCGTCGTGCTGTTGATTTCGGGCGCCCTCTACACGGTGCCGGCACTGGCGATCTTTGCGCTGTTGATTCCCATCCTCGGGCTCGGCTTCGGTCCGGCGATCGTTGCGCTGGTGATGTATGCCTTGCTGATCATCATCCGGAACACGGCAACGGGTCTGCGCGAGATCGCGCCCGAGATCCTGGATGCTGCCGACGGCATGGGCTATGGCCGTTGGCGCCGGCTTTTCGCGATCGAGCTCCCGCTGGCGCTGCCGGTGATCATCGCTGGCATCCGCATCACGGTCGTCACGATGGTCTCGGTCGCGACCGTGGCCGCCTTCATCAATGCCGGCGGTCTTGGCGACATCATTTTCCAGGGCATCACCCAGGATTTCGGTGAGAAGGTCGTGGTCGGTGCGATCATGACTTCGCTGCTTGCCATCGCCTGCGACGAGAGCTTGCGCCGGCTCGAGCTCGGCCTGCGGGCGGCCCAGGCGGAGGGCGCCTGATGCTTGGCTGGATCACCGCCAATCCCCGCATCTTCTGGACAGCGGTCGAGAACCACCTCTGGCTTTCGGGCGTCGCACTTCTCGCCGTGGTGCTGATCGCGCTGCCGCTCGGGCTTGCGCTGACGCGTCATCGCAGCCTCGCCAATTCGACGATCGCGATCGTCAACATCCTGCGCACCGTGCCGAGCCTCGCCTTGCTCGTCATCATGCTGCCCCTGCTCGGCACCGGCTTCCTGCCGTCAGTGGTGGCGCTGACACTCTATGGCCTGCCGGCTCTGCTGCTCAACACCTATACGGGCCTGAGTGAAGTCGACCGCGACATCGTCGAGGCGGCGCGCGGGCAGGGACTTTCGGATGCGCAGGTGATGACGCGGATCGAGATCCCGCTGGCGCTCCCGGTGATCTTTGCGGGCATCCGCACGGCTGCGGTGCAGGTCGTTTCGGCGGCGACGCTCGCGGCCTTCATCGGTGGCGGCGGTCTCGGCGAGCTGATCACTGCCGGAATGGCGAATTTCAATTTTCCGCAGCTGATTGCCGGAGCGGTGGCGGTGGCCTTGCTCGCGCTGCTGGTCGAGATCGGTTTTGCGAGCGTCGAGCACGCCATGACGCGTTCCGCGCGAATGGGGGCCTGATGATCCGTCTCGAGAATGTCAGCAAGCTGTTCGCGGGCATCGCGCGCCCGGCCGTCGACAGCCTCGATCTTTCGGTGCCCGAAGGCCGGACCTGCGTGCTGATCGGCCCGTCCGGCTGCGGCAAGACCACGACAATGCGGATGGTGAACCGGCTGATCGAGCCGAGTTCCGGCCGGATTATCGTCGAGGGCGAGGATGTAACCCAGGCCGATCCCGTGCTGCTTCGTCGCCGCATCGGCTATGTCATTCAGCAGGTCGGCCTGTTCCCGCACATGACCATCGCCGAGAATGTCGCGACGGTGCCCAAACTGCTGGGCTGGCCGGCCGAGAAGATCAAGTCGCGCTCGGAGGAGATGCTGGCCCTGGTCGGATTGGAGCCCGCGCAGTTCCTTTCGCGTTACCCGCGCCATCTTTCCGGCGGGCAGCGCCAGCGTGTCGGGGTGGCGCGCGCCTTGGCCGCCGACCCGCCTGTTATGCTCATGGACGAGCCGTTCGGTGCGGTCGATCCGGTGGTGCGAGGACGCTTGCAGGAGGAGTTCGTCGCGATCCTGCGCCGGCTGAAGAAGACAGTGATCTTCGTCACCCATGACATCGATGAAGCGATCCGGATGGGCGACATCGTCGCCATCATGAAGGACGGCCGCCTGGTGCAGTATGACACACCCGACCGCCTGCTGGCGGCTCCGGCCGACGCATTCGTCGCCGATTTTGTCGGTGCTGACGCCGCGTTGCGGCGTCTCTCTCTGGTCAGCGCTGCAGATGCGGTCGAAGAGGGAGCGCCACAGGTTTCCGACCTGCGGCTTCCGGCATCGGCCAATCTGCGCAACGTGCTCTCTGCGCTTCTGACCGAGGGGCGAGACGGGGCGACCATCGTCGATGGCGACAGCCGGCCGCTGGGGCGCATCACGCTTGCGGCGATCCGGGCGCGCAGTGCCGGGCGCCCGGCCGAATCCTAGCCTGGCTGCCCATACCCGGCGGCTTCCGCCCTGCGTGCATCCTCGAGCAGCACGTCATAGGTGCCGCGTTCTATGGCTGCGAAACCGGAGAGCTTCAGGCGAGCCAGCAAAACCTGCGCCCGCGGCTGGACTGCAGCGTCGAGCAGCGCATCGCGAAGGTTTGCAAGTGGAGCCGCTTCCAGCGTGTCCGAGGCGACCAGGAGCGGCATCGGCCTTGGGAGCGTGGTCTCGATGATCCGCAGCCGTGCAGCGGTTTCAGGCTCATGCGCGAGCAACAGGTCGTGAAAATACGAGTCGAGCGGACCAATATCGATTTCGTCGTTCAGCAGCGCGGCAATGACCCGGCGCGGCGTCAGAAGCGGGCCGATGCTTTGCCGGTACAGTGGCCCGGCCTTCCAATGGGGGAGCAGGTGGCTGCGCAACGCGTTGAAGCCGGACTGGGAGTGCTCGACCGTCCAGCCAAGGCGCTGGCCGAAGCTCCCGGCGAGCGTGGCGATCGGGCTTTCGGCACGGGTGACGAGATGAGTTGCGTAGAAGGGCCGTCCGCCCGCGAGCGCCGCGGCCCGGATCGGGGCCGCGATCGGCTGCACGGGAAAGCGACCGCTAGCGAAGGGGTAGCCGCAGATGAAGGCGAGGCCGAGATCGCCGCGTTGCCAGAGGTCCTCCAATGGAGCCGGTGCGGCGTGGTCGACGACTGTCAGCGGAACCCCCGAGTGGTTGGAGATCCAGGCGAACAGATCGGCCCAGGCAGCCCGAACCGCCGCGTTGACGGCATACATCCGCGCATTCGCGACAAGGTGCGGCCTGGCAGGGTTCGTCACGCGTAACGCAGCCTCTGGCCAATCCCCATGTGGCGGGCCTTCTCCAGCATGAAATGGCCAAGAGCGATGTCGGAGAGCGAGAGCCCGCGATGCCAGAACAGGATCGTCTCGTCGTCGCTCTCGCGACCGGGTTTCAGGCCGGCGACGATTTCGCCCATCTCGGCATGAAGGGTCGCCTCCGAGAGCTTGCCGGCCTCGACATGGGCACGGAGCGCCCCGAACTGGCCCGATCGGCACTGGCCCCAGTCGTCGACGACGAGCTTGCTCATGATATCGGTCAGCGAAAGCTCGACGGCGCTCATCGTGCCATAAGGCACGACGAAGGCGCCC includes:
- a CDS encoding ABC transporter permease — encoded protein: MTWIIENYDRLLIALWEHIQLVGIGLAISLVIGLPLGIISARRPSFYLVVLLISGALYTVPALAIFALLIPILGLGFGPAIVALVMYALLIIIRNTATGLREIAPEILDAADGMGYGRWRRLFAIELPLALPVIIAGIRITVVTMVSVATVAAFINAGGLGDIIFQGITQDFGEKVVVGAIMTSLLAIACDESLRRLELGLRAAQAEGA
- a CDS encoding ABC transporter permease, whose amino-acid sequence is MLGWITANPRIFWTAVENHLWLSGVALLAVVLIALPLGLALTRHRSLANSTIAIVNILRTVPSLALLVIMLPLLGTGFLPSVVALTLYGLPALLLNTYTGLSEVDRDIVEAARGQGLSDAQVMTRIEIPLALPVIFAGIRTAAVQVVSAATLAAFIGGGGLGELITAGMANFNFPQLIAGAVAVALLALLVEIGFASVEHAMTRSARMGA
- a CDS encoding ABC transporter ATP-binding protein is translated as MIRLENVSKLFAGIARPAVDSLDLSVPEGRTCVLIGPSGCGKTTTMRMVNRLIEPSSGRIIVEGEDVTQADPVLLRRRIGYVIQQVGLFPHMTIAENVATVPKLLGWPAEKIKSRSEEMLALVGLEPAQFLSRYPRHLSGGQRQRVGVARALAADPPVMLMDEPFGAVDPVVRGRLQEEFVAILRRLKKTVIFVTHDIDEAIRMGDIVAIMKDGRLVQYDTPDRLLAAPADAFVADFVGADAALRRLSLVSAADAVEEGAPQVSDLRLPASANLRNVLSALLTEGRDGATIVDGDSRPLGRITLAAIRARSAGRPAES
- a CDS encoding phosphate/phosphite/phosphonate ABC transporter substrate-binding protein, with protein sequence MYAVNAAVRAAWADLFAWISNHSGVPLTVVDHAAPAPLEDLWQRGDLGLAFICGYPFASGRFPVQPIAAPIRAAALAGGRPFYATHLVTRAESPIATLAGSFGQRLGWTVEHSQSGFNALRSHLLPHWKAGPLYRQSIGPLLTPRRVIAALLNDEIDIGPLDSYFHDLLLAHEPETAARLRIIETTLPRPMPLLVASDTLEAAPLANLRDALLDAAVQPRAQVLLARLKLSGFAAIERGTYDVLLEDARRAEAAGYGQPG